GCATAATAAAAAAACCTGCCTGATTAGTAGCTTATGAGCAACGATAGCTCAGTAACAATTATATGACAACTAGCTATTTCTCCCAAAGCTCGACCAGTCGGCCATCAGGGTCTTCGATCCAAATAAACTTTCCAAACCCACTAACCTCTTTTTCCTTAGCAAGAGGGACACCAATTTGTTCAAGATACTTAATAGTTTCGTTTAAATCACCTACTTGAAAATTTAACATCACTTGTTGCTCTGCTGGAAAATAACTGTCATTCCCGGCAAAGAAAGAAAAGATAGTCACATTGCCTAATGGGGGTTTAATCAAGGTCCCATTCCAATTTTCTATTTCAATCTTCAGCACTTCACTGTACCATTTTTTCACAGCATCAAGATTCTTAGTTCTCCATTCCGCCGAAACCTTTTATCATCGCAACTAACTCCTGTCTTTTTTATTTACAAACTTTAGTATTTCTATAAAAAAGGAACTGCTGCACACAGTTCCTTCGATATACTCCACCAATGACCAGTTAAATCCAATCTGCACTTTCGTCGGCAAGCCTTTGTAAATCATTCATAAAAACACCAGCATGATAGCCATCACAAACAGCATGGTGCATTTGTAAAGAGACAGGCAGGAAAAATTCATCATTTACTTGTGAATACTTCCCTCCAGTTATTATGGGTAAGAGAAAATCCCCGCCATTATTTATATTTAAATTAAATGCGGTAAAAGAACTCCAAGGAATCATAGAGATCGGAATAGTATTATCTGGTATAGGTATTTTTGGAAATAATCTCCCCGTACCATTGTATTTTTCTGCATCTTTTTCATATTGAGAATGAAACTCAGAAAAAATAGATAAGTTTGGTGACCAGATTCCAGAAAATGTGTGTGTCTTTTTATCAAAAATGGTATAGAGAGGGCATATCTCTGTCCAATAACCTAAATTACCTTCTGAGTTGAAATTTATTCTAAATTCTCTGTGGGCGTTAACGATTTTTGTCACCATAAAAATAAACGCAGGATATAACTTATAATTCTTTTTCTTTAAGTTCTTCATAAGCATCGTAATATTTATTTCATTCGTCAGACTGAATGTTGTCTGCTGCTGTATATAGTGTTCAAAATATTCCTTTCGATCCCAATTGTCACGATTAATACTGTTAAATTTCATACTCAACGCCTCCTAATATAATCAAATTTATCTTAGGAGGCTATATTCACTGCTTTTTTCATAACAGTCATCCTTTTTTATTAAATATTTCTTTATATTAGGCTCTTTTCGTATAAATTGTTGTTTTTCACCTATCAATGTTGTCCGTTGATTTCCGCTCCAGGCTGCTCGCTTTCCGCGGGGCGGGCGGTGAGCCTCCTCGACGCTCCGCGTCTGCGGGGTCTCATCTGTCCCGCTACTCCCGCAGGACATTGAATATGCTTCCTCGAGCAAACACCGCACGAAGAAAATGCAAATGCATTTTCGAGGATCTCGCACCTTCCGCTGCAATCAACTCAGCAAATAATATACAAAAAGCAACAAACCTTGCGAAAACAGCCTTATATTATCAAGTATCCCTAACTAGTTTCAACCAGCTTTCTCCACTAACAAGCTCCTCAGTTCAAAAAGCAGTACTAAAGATTAGCCTATTCAGATATTAAAACTCATTAATATTTGATATGACACCTTTTAATATTTCAATTGATTTTATAGGTTCTTCATCAAGCTCTAGACTGTGATTTCCACCCTCAACCACTTTTAATATAAGATTTTGGTTCTTTTTCAATTTTTCAAAGCGCTCCTCAATGAAACAACTATCTCGATCTCCAATTATACAAAGTCCCTTATGATCACTATTACCCATTGCGTTAAATACGTCTTCTCTTTGCAGCAATGGCGTCAGCCATACGGCTTTTGCATCTTTCAACATAGTATTATTTAGCAGATAACTCAAAGCTATTGTTCCGATTGATTTAGCCACTACATAATAATTACTGTATTTCTTGTTCTTGATGGCGCTATCGATTGCATGTTGTACATCTCTCGAGAAATCCTCTTCACTTAGAACAGACATCTCTTCCCTGCTAAGTGTATAGTTAATGTGTAATACATCAAAACCCTTTGAGTAAAATAACCCTGTGGCAAAGTGCAGCAGCGGAGCTTTTGTTGTGTAGCCAGCCCCAGGCAAGACAATAACTAAACTGTTTGTTTCTCTCTTTTGTTCTATCAATCTAAAAGGAATACTTTTTGAACCAGCAATACTGCGATTAGTCACCGTTTACTCACTTCCTAAGTTTTTAATGGTATCTATTCTTGACTATTACCAAATATTCCTCCTTCATATGAACTGCACCGATAGCAGAAGAAAAGCTGCCATAATGACAGCTCCGAACTTTAATTCATTGTTTGTTCCAGGGGTTTTGACCACTTATCTTTTGACACCGCATATCATATAGATAGAGAAATCATCAAACCAAAATAAAGGGCAAAAACAAAACTCATTCCGAAAAGAATTGCAATATAAGGTTTTACTTTCTTAAAGCTGATCACAATTAAAGCTAAGAAAAGCAGCGAGTTAGCCAATAGAAATAATGATAAAAAATTTGGTGTTAAATGAACATTATTTACAGAAGGAATGTCAGTCCCCAAAAGCCATTCCACCCAAATCGAAGCACCTTCCGACTGGACCGTAAATTCAACTTCGTGGGGTGGCGATAAAGTTCCCAATACACTTGTAAAACAAAAAACAAGGAAAATAATAATACCCTCCCCTTAATCCATGGCCGAGGGTCAAAAGAGGAAACTCTTAATGATTTTCTGGTTAGCACTCCATTTAAAAATGCGAATACCAATAAAGGAATAATGCTTAGATGTTTTAACAGAAGCATTTGCCCATATGGGAGAACCCATGAATTCACATAATCCTTTGGTTCAACCACATAGAACATTAGAGCAAAGCCGCTTATAAGCAAGATCATTAAATTTATCATGGCAAATGGGGTAAACCACCGCAGGAACAATGGCCACTTTTTTCATCACTTGAAAACCAGGCGACGTGGATTAGAATCCCTGTCCAAAGTGTCACCATAAGAAAATGGATGGAGTGTGCAATAAACCCGTTCCAAAAGGACAATGAGGCAACATGACTGGAGTACCCAATGGCAAAAACCATCAGCAGCAGCCAAAGCGCCTGCAGATATTTTGAACCATTTAATAACAATGTCATCCATAGGAATACCGACATAAACCCAATGAAGATCCAGGCTCTACCTACTTGAAAATCTGTCAGAACTGAATACGCTGCGAGTGTAAGACCTACGTCATCGCTAAAATAAGAAATCGTCTGTGCGACCGGTCCAAATGTAAAAATATAAATGCCTAACGATGATAAAAGCAGCGTCTTTTTAGAGATATATGTTTTGGGCTTTTTCTTTTCAGATATAAACTGAAGTGCTGTGTTTCCGATTAAAATCGAAAATAAAAGATACGTAACGACTTCGGCTAACGGTACGGCTACACTCATTTTAACGCTTCCTTTTGAACAGAAGGAACAATCCCAACACTAATACAGCCAATGTCAAAATTGGAATAAAGATATTCATAATCCTATTTGGAGAGGATTCTTTTTCGCCCTCTGCACTTTTCTCTGTTTCTTCTGTCTGCATCTTTTCTTCATCAGAGATTTGAGATTCTTCCATTTCTGATTCTTGACTTGTATTTTCTTCAGATTTTACAGTAAAGGGGATTTCCCCTGTAATCTGGTGCCCGTCTTCCCCGACTATCTTCCAGCGAATAACATAGGATCCGTTTTCAAGTGGTGCTTCTAATGTTCCGCTCATTTGCTTGCCATTTGGTTCAACATCGGAAAAAGGGATTTCTTGTCCTTCCATGACTAGCGTCATTGTACTCAAAGATTCAATTTCACCAGCAAAGGTAAGAGTAATTTCATTTAGATCTTCCGTTACTATTTGTCCTGGTTTTGGAGTTGAAGATTCCAGCCCAGTGTGAGCAGTTGCCATTGATGGCAATATGATGAAAAAACATAGGAATGACATTAGGATCTTATTCATAGTAAAATTCCCTTCTCATTTACTTAATTCCCAACAGAAGTATACCATTATTATTTTGACTTTAATCATCACGGAGAGGCTGCAGGTTCTTAACCATTTCATGAACTAAATATCAGCAACCTCCCCACCCCCTTGGAGCAGCGCCGAACCCCTTCTATATTGCCAAGGGAGCCCTAAAAAGTATAACCCTTGACTATCAGTAACTCCTCTTTTATGTATTGGCATCTCTTTCTCCTTAAAGATTGCGGGAAGCTTTATCCTGCTATCACCCGATTTAAAGCCAGTGGACCAAATCAGATTTCCTACTTTCACTGTGCTTTGGTCCTTAAAGAAGGGGCTATGATCATTGGCAGATAAAGCCTTCGATTTCTGCTTTATTCCTCCGTCTTTGAGCAAATTTTTCTCCTTTTAGGATATTAGCCTGCAGAAAGGCTTGCTTGGCCTGCCCCAGTAACCAAAACGTCGTATCCCAAAGTATCCCCCTAGCAAAAGAGCTTCCCATGAAAAATGGGAAGCTCTTATCTTATTTATCTTTAATTCTGAGTAATCTCAAGCCGTTTAATGTGACAATAAGAGTCGCACCCATATCGGCAAAAATCGCAATCCAAAGCGTTAGCCAGCCTGGAATGACCAGAAGTAATGCGACTAGCTTTATCCCTAATGAAAACGTAATATTTTGCTTAATAATGCTAAGGGCTTTTCTGCTTAACTTCACGGTAAATGGCAGTTTGCCAAGATCATCTGCCATCAGGGCAATATCCGCTGTTTCAAGAGCCGTATCTGTTCCAGCTCCCCCATGGCAATTCCAACAGCAGAAGCAGCCAATGCAGGGGCATCATTTACACCGTCGCCAACCATCGCCACACGGTCATATTTCTTTCTAAGATCTTTAATATACCTTAATTTATCCTGTGGCAATAATTCGGCTTTAATATCTGATACGCCGACTTGTTCTCCAATCGCGTTTGCAGTTCCTTCGTTATCGCCAGTAAGCATAATGGTTTTTTGAATCCCCATAGAATGGAGATTTCCAATAACATTTTTGCTGTTTTCTCTTAACACATCCGCTACGGCAATCAGACCCAATACTTCCTTTGAGGTACCTGCTGCCATGACCGTTTTTCCCTGCTTTTGAAGGCGGGCAATGGTTGCTTTTAATTCAGAAGGAACGCCGTTTGATAATAATTCCTCAAACAAATTCGGGCTTCCAACATAATACATCTGATTTTGAAAGATTCCTTTAATACCTTTTCCCGTAATGGAAGAAAATTCTTCAATACTGATGTCCTGGTATGCCGCATTTTCATCTTCCGCTTTTTTCATGATAGCTGAAGCCAGTGGATGCTGTGATCCTTTTTCCAATGCGGCAGCAATGGACAAAAGCTCATTAGAATTTGCATGGGATTGCGGAAGGTAATCTGTTACCATGGGAATCCCTTTTGTTAGTGTTCCCGTTTTGTCAAAGGCAATGGCTTTGATTGCGCCCATCTCTTCTAAATGAATACCGCCTTTAATCAGTACGCCATTTTTTGCCGCATTCCCAATCGCAGTCACAATTGCAACAGGGGTCGAGATTACGAGCGCACAAGGACATCCAACCACAAGTGCAGCTAACCCCTGGTAAATCCATGTATCCCAATCAGCTCCAAAAAACAGCGGAGGAACAACGGCCACACCTAAGGCAATAAGCATGATAAGCGGCGTATAGTATTTAGCAAATTTGTCGACAAAGGCTTGTGAAGGTGCTCGCTCAGCCTGAGCCTCTTCCACTAAGTGGATGATCTTCGCAATTGTCGTATCATCTACATGCTTTGTTACTTTAACCTCAAGCAGTCCCTCTTCATTCAAGGTTCCTGCAAAGACTTCATCTTCAGCCGTTTTGGCAACAGGGACCGACTCACCCGTAATAGCCGCTTGGTTGACGGATGACACCCCTTTTACTACGATGCCATCCATCGCGATCTTTTGCCCGGGCTTGACAATCATAATGTCGCCAAGCTGAATATCATCCACCTCAACCATCATTTCTTGATTTCCTCTTCGGATTAAGGCTTCCTTTGGAGCAATATCCATTAAAGAGCGAATGGATTGACGCGCTTTATCCATGGAATATGTTTCAAGTGCTTCACTGATGGCAAAGAGGATGACGACAGTCGCTCCTTCGCCCCATTCCCCTATAAAGGCGGCACCAATGACAGCAATAGTCATCAGTGTTTTCATATCAAACTGAAGGCGGATTAGATTTTTTAACCCTGTTGTGAACAAGCGGTATCCGCCAATAACCATCGATGCGCCATACGCTAAAACGGAGAAAATGCTCCCTTCCCCATTCAGTTCCCCCGCAGCCCATCCAATAACGAGGAGGACAAAGGAAGCGATGACAGTCGCATGCTTTTTCAGAAAAGGTTCTTCCTTCTCTTCAAACCGCTCCTTCTCAGGGATAATTTTTATATTCTCAAAAGCTCCGGCCTTTTCCAGTTCTTCAATGGTTGCATCTCCATAAACGGTCAGCTTTGAAGCACCAAAATTTACACTTGCATCAGAAACACCATCCAGGTGTTTTACGTTCTTTTCGAACTTTGTGGCGCAGCCTGCTCAGGTGAATCCCTGCACACGATAGACCGTTTTTTCATCTGACTTCGCTAAAGCCTCACTCATAGTGCGCCACCTCCTTTTGATGTGTAAAGGCAATTTGAATCAGCTGTTTGACATGATCATCATCCAGTGAATAAAAGACCAATTTGCCCTCCTTACGATACTTCGCCAATCCCATATTCCGAAGAAGCCGTAAATGGTGAGAAGCCGTAGCCGTTGTGCACCCCACAATATTGGCTACATCACAGACGCACAGTTCTTCTTCCTCACATAGGGAAAAGGCAATCTTAACCCTAGTTTCATCAGATAATGCTTTAAATATTTGGGCAACAGCAGAGGTATTGTGGTGTGAGGCAGATTCTTTAACACGTCTTACTTTTTCTTCATCTACACAGGTTACTTCACAAACATCTTCGTGCTTCAAGGAAGCCACCTCCTTAATCAAACGATTATTTGATTATTAGTATATGCATCTATTATCAAACAGTCAAACATTCATTTGATTATTAGGAAGATATTTTTATGTCATAAGAAAATGAGTATCCAACAGCACAAATGGTTCATCCAAATTGAAGGATGAACCATTAACTGAAAATTATTATTTGCTTTATTCTACCTTAAATTCTTTTGTTGGCATATTATGCATACCTCTTGCCGTTACATGTGCTGTTACTGAATAGGTTCCCGCCTCTTGAAACGTTGTTGTAATAGAATAAACACCTCTGCCCTGATGCTCCCCAATCATTTCTTCTGATGTATCTTGACCTGCTTTTTTCACTTCAAACTTAACCCCATTGGCATCTTCAACCTTTTCCTCCCCCTGTGTGACGGCGGCCTGGATGACTGCCTCTTGATTTACCTGTATCACTTCTGGAATGTTAACCGAAACCTCCAATAAATCAGGAACTTTTTCAGCAGCGTCATTCTCCTTTGAACACCCTGCCAGCAAAAATAAAACACAGGCAAAAAGAAAAATGGCTTTCCTCATATATAGCACGTCTCCTTTGTTTACATGTTCAAAAAATTGTATGTACCTTTTCATTATAGCGATGGCTGGTGTTTTATTTGTGACTATTCTATGAATTCATTGTGCCCTTGGTAATTATTATTAGGCATAGAATCATTGAATCAGTAATTAGAATTAGGTATTCTTACATTAAAATAGCAATTTGATAGAAAGGAAGGTTTAATGAAGAATTTCATTTTCCCTATACTAACAGCCATTGCGCTAGTTTCTGGCTGTTCGCCGGCAGAAGATCAGGCATCAGAGGATAGCCATTCACATAGCGGCCATCAAGAACAGGCTGCTCCTGTCTTAACGTATGAAATCGGCAGCAATGACTGGTCAGCCGTCACCACATACAGCGACAGCCCTAAAGTTTTAGAAGCATATCAGTTCGCTGTCGCACATCCAGAGGTATTGGATTACATGCCATGTTATTGCGGCTGTTATGAAGAAGATGGTCACACCAGCAATACGAATTGCTTTGTTGATAACGTAGAAGGGACCACGGTAACACTTGATACCATGGGCTTCGGCTGAGGGGTTTGTGTGGACATAGCCCGTGAGGCTAAATCAGAGTTTGAAAAAGGCACAAGCTTAAAAGATATTCGTCATATGATTGATAAAAAATACGAAAGCATGGGGACAGAATCTACTCCAACACCTATGCCTGAAGAAGTATAAAACACGCTAACCATCAGCGTGTTTTTTAATCGTCAGCAGATCCTATTATTTAACTAACATCCCTGTCCCGTTAGCATATTACTAATACGCCCAATCAATATGCTATAATTTGGAGGGTAAATTGAAGATAGAGGTGACAATCCTTGGCCATACATGTCGTACTATATCAGCCGGATATTCCGGCCAATACCGGAAATATTGCTCTAACTTGTGCTGCAACGGATACATCCTTGCATTTAATTCGGCCGCTTGGCTTTTCAACAGATGAAGAAATGATCAAACGGGCAGGCTTTGATTTCTGGAACTCTGTGAACATAACGTATTATGATTCAATGGATGACTTTTTTCAAAAAACCAAGGCGAGTTCTACTATATTGAAACCTTTGGTGAACAGGCACATTCATCCTTTGATTTCAGCGATGCTTCAAAGGAGCATTATTTCATGTTTGGAAAAGAAACAACGGGCTTGCCAAAAGACTTACTGGAAGAAAATAAGGATCACTTTTTAAGAATACCCATGAATGATAATGTCCGTTCACTCAACCTTTCAAGCACAGCTGCTATATTGGTGTATGAGGCTCTGCGCCAGCAGGATTTCCCCATCTGAAATAAAACATCTTCCTCGCTGGAAGATGTTTTGTTTGTTTTCATTCCAATTAGCACTTTAGTAGGTCACGCTTATTAAATTATGTTCTGCTTAAACGGAATGCTGTTTTTCTTTCTTGTTCCTCGCAATAATAACAGCTAATAAATTTATCCCAGCCCCAATTAAATTCATAATAAAGTTACCTATCTTACCAAAGTTATCGATGGTTAAACCAATTAAAAAACTCCCAAAAAGAATTAGTAAAATAACAATAAATAACCTCAAGTCCCTTCCTATCCCCCTATTAAACTCATTAACTTATATTGTCCAAATATCCCGCTATCTCCATAAGAAAAAGCTGCCGAATGACAGTCCAGAATCCAGCTATCGAATTGATTAACTGAGCACCTTCAGGTCAGTCACTTTTCCGGTTTCAGAATAGTTCTTTGCAGGGGAACGCCTCCCATCGAAACATTGCGTTCTATGAAAATATAGGTCTGGCCATCAATAATAAATTTTCGATTCCCCATATAACTGACCTCTCGCCCTTGTTTGATAAGTTCACTCTGAATCGCTTCAACATACTCTTTAAAGTCCACGTACCTCTCATCCAAATCAATGGTGATATGATTTTTTCTATAGCCCATAAGCCAATTAAAACCAATCAAGCATAAACCGAGTATGGCCAAAAATAAAATGATTTCCATATTCGATGCTTCACTCCCTTTTAATAACTACTGTATGAGAATGATATTAATTCGTTTCATGAAAAATAAGATCAACGTCCTCGCCTCTATACTAACATAATATTCCAGATGATAAAAAAACAGAGGACATCCTGGTTCCTCTGTTTTTTCCTATAAACTTACAATCTCTTTTTTACCTTACCCTCCATCAGTTGGGCCATTTGCTTAGAATTAAGATCATTCTCTTCATGGAGTTTATGAATTATATTTTGATAGTCTCTTTCATTGCGGTTCTGGCTTAGTTTATCGGCAGCTTGAATTTCCTCTACCCTAATCTTGAATCCAACAATTCCTTTTAGCTGCTGTTCTAAAAGCTCCGGAGAAAGCTTATCCCATAAAACTGGATTCCTGCGATGCTTTTCATATTTTTGAAGCAGCATGGCCAGGTCCTGCTTTAATTCCTCTTCACTCAGAATATTGGCTCGACCATATACATGGACAGCCTGATAGTTCCAAGTCGGGACATTTTCTTCCTCATACCAGGAGGAAGAAATGTAAGCATGTGGTCCCTGGAACATCACCAGAACATCTTCAGAGGCTTCGAATGTTCTCCATTGCGGGTTTCCATAAGCCATATGCCCTGTTAAATAGCACGTATCTCCTTCTTTTATTAACTGCAATGGCAGATGAGTGGCTATGGGTCTTCCATGTTTGGTCGTGACCATCGTGCCAAACGAATTACTTTGAACAAACTCCCATATTTCATCCGCATTTGTGACTTTATAATATTTAGGAATATACATGATCATCCGCCCTTCAAAAAATTAATTGAGAATCTTGGCCATTATAAAATCCGTTTGTTCTTCATCACCCATATAAAAGGAATGGGCTCCCGTTTGGACAAATCCCATTTTCTTATAAAAGGCAATTGCCTTTTCATTTTTTTCCCATACACCCAGCCAAATTTTCTTTTTATTTTGTTCCATCGCAACTTCCAGGGCTTTATTGAACAGATATTTACCAAGCCCCTGTTTCTGAAATGGGCTTCTGATATATATCCTCTCAATTTCGAGTGCTTCATCGCCCATTTCTTCAGTCTGAGCCTCATCGGTATTCACCTTTAAATACCCGGCAGTCTCGCCATCAATTTCAACAAAGTAGAACTGTGATGAACGTTGAGATAGTTCAGTCTCTAATTGCTTTCGGTTAAACGCCTTTTCCAAATAGGCTTCCATGTTTTCGGGAGAATTCTGTTCCTTAAACGTTTCATTAAAGGTTTCATAACTAATTTCCTGAAGTCTGCTTAAATCTTCAAGTGTACATTTTTTTATATTAATAGTCATTATGCCTCTCCTTTAATAATTTCTCTTGTTCCCCTTTTTCACATATTCCCAGTCTTTCTCTACATTTTTTCTAACCCTTTGAAGCAGCTTGAAAATGGTTTCTGCTTCTTTCTCGGAAAGCCCCTCTAAGCAAATCGCATTGGAATATTCATGTTCTCTCTTTATAAGAGGAAAAACTTTTTTCCCTTTCTCTGTTGGGAAGAGCTTCCTGATTTTCTTGTTCTGTTCATCATCTTTCTTTTCTATAAAGCCATTCATTTCAAGCTTTTTAATCGCACGGGCTGCCGTTGTCCGATCAACTTTTATCATCTCAGCTAACTTTTCCTGAATAATTCCTGGATTTTCACATATTCGCACCAGGTACAGGTACTGCCCTTTTGTAAGGTCAAGCTCTTTAAATTCGATATTGCTTATGGAATCCAATGCCCTAGCGATCATGCCAATTTCACGGAGAATTTCCAGTGTACTCAGCTCCTCAACATGAATTTTTGTTGTAAATGCAATAATAATACTATATATTCAATCTACCTTAATTTTGTTGCATTTGCAATAAAAATAATATAATTTGTATTACTTGCTATGAAATTCAATGATCCAATTGTCATTAGTCCTTTATTGACGGTCTGTTTAAATAGAAGGAGCACTCTTTCACCACAATAAACTGCCTATCCATCCAAACTCGTATGCTAAAATAGATAAAAATGGGAGGTGTTTTATTTGTCGGATTGGTCGTATCATCCTATTTTTAAGCCCATACTTCAGAAGCTCCCGCCTTCCTTCAGCCGGGAGTTTATCCATCGCGGAATGAGCATGATTTCATCCAGCCGTATAGGGGAAGGATTAATCGAATTTCTTAGTCATATGGAACCCTCCGGCATGCATGCGAAAAGTCTATTTGGCGTTCATTTTTCCACTCCAGTCGGACTTAGCGGCAGGATTGATCCTCACTTATCAGGGATGAAGGCTTTTCAGAATCTGGGCTTTGGTTTTATTGAAGTTGGGCCTGTTTCCATTCGAGGGTCATCAGGAGAACTATTTATGGACCCGAAACTAGAGAAGATATATAGATTAACTGACGCTTCAATGGAGTTAATGGCAGCTAAGGAACAGCTGCTTTCCTTAAAGAAAAAGAAGATTCCGCTTCTTATAAACGTTGAAGGAACTTATCAGGAAGCTATGCAAATTTGTGAAGAATTGCTTCCTTTTAGCGACGGATTTATTTTGGGCAGCCATATTTTTCAATCAGCGAGTCAATTTAACCAATTTAAATATGAATTAAATAAACCTATCATCCTTTCTATTTCACAGGATGATACACTCAGCCTGGACTATGGCCCGGACGGAATTCTTCTTACAGGCAATGCTTCACCAGAAGAACTCATTCATAAGCTGTCAGCTCTCAGAAAGCTGTACAGCGAAGAATTGCCCATCATTACTTCAGGCTGTGTAAAAGAGCCTTCAGATGCTATTAAACTGCTGGAAAGCGGAACTTCTTTAATCATGTTAGGCGATGAGTACATTTTCACTGGACCTGGATTGCCGAAGAGGATTAACGAGGCTTATACAAGCACATTTACGAAGGAGCCTGTCGAAGTGAAAGGATGGCGCTGGTACTGGCTGTTCGGCTTAGCTATTGCCGTTGCAGGGCTCATTGCCCTGTTTTTCAGCATGACTTCGGTGATCCTTCCCTATGACGAGAGCTTTCTGGGGATCTTTAGGAAAGATATTATTTCCTTTAACCCTGCCATTTTATACTTTATGGCTCATGACAGAATGACGCTGTCAGGAACAATGATTTCAGGCGGAATCATCTATATGCAGCTTGCCAGGCATGGAATAAGAAATGGCCTCCACTGGGCAAGAAAAGCGGTAAATATAGCAGGAGCTATCGGCTTCCTGGGCATTGTCCTGTTTATTGGCTACGGTTATTTCGATTGGCTCCATGGGCTGTTTTGGCTTATATTACTGCCCTTGTTTATATTGGGATATGCAAAATCAAGAACAGCAAGTGCATCTCCCTCCAGTTCAAATCTTTTCAACAGTCCGCAGTGGAAGCTGAGCTTATTCGGCCAGCTTTGCTTTGTGATTCTGGGGGTTTCATTAGCTATTGGCGGGATGATCATTTCCGTCATTGGGGCTTCACATGTATTTGTACCAACTGATCTTACTTATCTTTGCATGACTCCTGAAGCTCTGAACGAGTTTAACGATCGGTTAATTCCTGTGATCGCACATGACCGTGCAGGATTTGGGAGCGCACTTTTAAGTGTAGGCTTGCTCGTCTTGATGCTGGCTTTATGGGGGATCCGCGAGGGGGAAAGATGGGTGTGGTGGACCTTCACCATTGGGGCGATTCCGGCATTCGCCGCCGGGATCTTAACTCATTTTTTTATTAACTATACGGATTTTATCCACCTGCTTCCTGCTTATTTCGCATTGGTTTTATATGTGATTGGCGTTATCGCAACCGCCCCTTTTTTATTAAAAAAATAGTGGGTAAATAAAAAACCGGGCGGGATCAGAACTGGATACCGCCCGGGTTTCGGCCTTTTGATCAATCTTTAACTGCCGCTTCTTCACCTGTTTGATTTTCATAATGGGGTTTCACTCTTTTAATAAAGAAAGCAAGTATGA
This window of the Cytobacillus pseudoceanisediminis genome carries:
- a CDS encoding FixH family protein; translated protein: MRKAIFLFACVLFLLAGCSKENDAAEKVPDLLEVSVNIPEVIQVNQEAVIQAAVTQGEEKVEDANGVKFEVKKAGQDTSEEMIGEHQGRGVYSITTTFQEAGTYSVTAHVTARGMHNMPTKEFKVE
- the catA gene encoding type A chloramphenicol O-acetyltransferase translates to MKFNSINRDNWDRKEYFEHYIQQQTTFSLTNEINITMLMKNLKKKNYKLYPAFIFMVTKIVNAHREFRINFNSEGNLGYWTEICPLYTIFDKKTHTFSGIWSPNLSIFSEFHSQYEKDAEKYNGTGRLFPKIPIPDNTIPISMIPWSSFTAFNLNINNGGDFLLPIITGGKYSQVNDEFFLPVSLQMHHAVCDGYHAGVFMNDLQRLADESADWI
- a CDS encoding copper resistance CopC family protein codes for the protein MNKILMSFLCFFIILPSMATAHTGLESSTPKPGQIVTEDLNEITLTFAGEIESLSTMTLVMEGQEIPFSDVEPNGKQMSGTLEAPLENGSYVIRWKIVGEDGHQITGEIPFTVKSEENTSQESEMEESQISDEEKMQTEETEKSAEGEKESSPNRIMNIFIPILTLAVLVLGLFLLFKRKR
- a CDS encoding FMN-binding negative transcriptional regulator, giving the protein MYIPKYYKVTNADEIWEFVQSNSFGTMVTTKHGRPIATHLPLQLIKEGDTCYLTGHMAYGNPQWRTFEASEDVLVMFQGPHAYISSSWYEEENVPTWNYQAVHVYGRANILSEEELKQDLAMLLQKYEKHRRNPVLWDKLSPELLEQQLKGIVGFKIRVEEIQAADKLSQNRNERDYQNIIHKLHEENDLNSKQMAQLMEGKVKKRL
- a CDS encoding alpha/beta hydrolase, whose protein sequence is MTNRSIAGSKSIPFRLIEQKRETNSLVIVLPGAGYTTKAPLLHFATGLFYSKGFDVLHINYTLSREEMSVLSEEDFSRDVQHAIDSAIKNKKYSNYYVVAKSIGTIALSYLLNNTMLKDAKAVWLTPLLQREDVFNAMGNSDHKGLCIIGDRDSCFIEERFEKLKKNQNLILKVVEGGNHSLELDEEPIKSIEILKGVISNINEF
- a CDS encoding ArsR/SmtB family transcription factor, translated to MKHEDVCEVTCVDEEKVRRVKESASHHNTSAVAQIFKALSDETRVKIAFSLCEEEELCVCDVANIVGCTTATASHHLRLLRNMGLAKYRKEGKLVFYSLDDDHVKQLIQIAFTHQKEVAHYE
- a CDS encoding MarR family winged helix-turn-helix transcriptional regulator; protein product: MIARALDSISNIEFKELDLTKGQYLYLVRICENPGIIQEKLAEMIKVDRTTAARAIKKLEMNGFIEKKDDEQNKKIRKLFPTEKGKKVFPLIKREHEYSNAICLEGLSEKEAETIFKLLQRVRKNVEKDWEYVKKGNKRNY
- a CDS encoding GNAT family N-acetyltransferase codes for the protein MTINIKKCTLEDLSRLQEISYETFNETFKEQNSPENMEAYLEKAFNRKQLETELSQRSSQFYFVEIDGETAGYLKVNTDEAQTEEMGDEALEIERIYIRSPFQKQGLGKYLFNKALEVAMEQNKKKIWLGVWEKNEKAIAFYKKMGFVQTGAHSFYMGDEEQTDFIMAKILN
- a CDS encoding PCYCGC motif-containing (lipo)protein; the encoded protein is MKNFIFPILTAIALVSGCSPAEDQASEDSHSHSGHQEQAAPVLTYEIGSNDWSAVTTYSDSPKVLEAYQFAVAHPEVLDYMPCYCGCYEEDGHTSNTNCFVDNVEGTTVTLDTMGFGUGVCVDIAREAKSEFEKGTSLKDIRHMIDKKYESMGTESTPTPMPEEV